The DNA region CTCGGCAAGTCATTTTGCTACTGCAATTGTGAATTGGCTGGCAACCTTGTTGGTAGCAGCCGATTCTCTGCCCAGAATGGACTTTTCTGAAGGGATTCCGGCGGAATCACGCACGCTGGCTGTTATCCCAACGATGCTGACGAGCGTCAGAAACGTCGAGGATCTGGTCGAAGCCCTGGAAGTTCGATTCCTCGCCAATCGCGACGACAACCTGCACTTCGCCCTCTTGACCGATTTTCGCGATGCTGCGCTGGAAACCATTCCTGAAGATGAGTCGCTCCTCTTTTTGGCAAAGACAAGAATCGAAGAACTGAACGAAACGTACTCAAAAGGGAAAGACGAGACTTTCTTCCTGTTTCATCGCCCGCGCCAATGGAATCCGGAAGAATCTATTTGGATGGGTTACGAACGGAAACGCGGAAAGCTTGCCGATCTGAATTTTCTCCTGCGCAGCGGATCAAAAGAGCGTTTCTCGACTGTCGTCGGTGAAACGGGAATCCTTTCGCAAGTGAAATATGTCATCACGCTCGACACGGATACGCAATTACCGCGCGACTCGGCACGGCAGTTAGCAGGAACCATGGCGCATCCGCTGAATCGTGCGCGCTACGATAAGGTCCGGCAACGCGTCTCGGAAGGTTACGGGATCCTTCAGCCTCGCGTGGCGGTTAGTCTTCCGGCGACGAACCGATCGCGTTATGCACGAATGTTTGGAAATGAACCTGGCATCGATCCCTATACGCGGGCCGTCTCGGATGTTTACCAGGATGTGTTCGGTGAGGGTTCCTTCATCGGCAAGGGTATCTACGATGTCGATGCCTTTGAGGCTTCGCTCGCAGATCGCCTGCCGGATAATCTGATTCTCAGCCACGATCTTCTGGAGGGATGTTACGCGCGCGCAGGCCTGGTAAGCGATGTTCTGTTATACGAGGAACACCCATCCGGGTACAGCGCGGACGTCAGCCGCCGCCGCCGCTGGATTCGAGGAGATTGGCAGATTGTCCAATGGCTGCTGCCGCGCGTACCGGGTGCCGGCGCTCGCCTTCAGAAGAATCCGATTTCCCGGCTTTCTCGCTGGAAGATTCTCGACAACTTGCGTCGAAGTCTCGTACCTGCGGCTTTAACCGCTTTTTTCTTGCTCGGATGGACCGTTTTAACGCCCATCTGGCCCTGGACCTTGTCGGTTGCCGCAATCATCCTGGTCCCCACGTTACTTGCGGCCAGCGTGGATATCTTTCGGAAGCCGAACGATGTTGTGCTGGGTCAGCACCTCATGGCGTTAGCGCGTTCGGCAGGCAGCCGCTTTGAACAGGCTGCATTTTCGATTGCCTGTCTTCCGTATGAGGCCTTTTTCAGCCTCGGCGCCATTGCGCAAACGAACATTCGAATGCTCGTCACACACAAACGGCTTTTGGAATGGAATCCTTCCAATAGCCTTGACGGTGATGTTGGCACGGGCATCCTCGCGCTGTACCGATCCATGTGGGTCGGCCCGGCTGTTGCAGCCGCCTTGACAATCTATCTGGCGCTCGTAAGGCCGAGTCTTTTGTTCGGAGCCTTATTCATACTGAGTCTCTGGCTCGTTTCGCCATTCTGGGCCTGGTGGCTTGGCCGGCCATTCACTGTCACCGTTCCGAGGCTTACTGCCGATCAGACTGCTTTCCTTCAAAGGCTTTCCCGAAAAACCTGGGCCTTCTTCGAAACATTTGTCGGCCCGGAAGATCATTGGCTGCCGCCTGATAACTTTCAGGAAAACCCTGCCCCGGTCGTCAGTCACCGGACGTCGCCGACGAACATAGGTTTGGCGCTACTCGCCAATATGTCTGCGTATGACTTCGGCTACATTTCATCCGGACATCTTATTCAACGGACCGCTGATACATTTCGCACTCTGGAGATTTTGGAACGGTATCGCGGCCATTTCTATAACTGGTACGACACTCAGTCTCTGAAGCCCCTGCTGCCTCTTTACGTTTCGACCGTTGACAGCGGCAATCTCGCTGGTCACCTTTTGACCCTGAGAAGCGGCCTTCTCGCACTTCCGGATCAACCCATAATAAGGCCGCAGTGTTTTGATGGAATCCGGCACACGGTTGGCGTTCTGATGGACGTCGTGGGAACAATAGTTATACCCCGCCTGTCTCAACTACGAACGGCCGTCGAGGCTGCGCGGCACAACCCTGCCGACTCGCTCGCCGCCGCCATAACGTGTCTCGAACAGCTCACCGTGATTACTGCGGAAGTGGCGGAAACCTTGAATGCCGCCGCCGGCACCGAGGCACATTGGTGGGCCCACGCGCTCGCCCGTCAATGTCGAGACGCACTCGATGACCTGACCTTTCTCGTTCCATCTCTTGCGGCACTCGACGACCACCGTCCAGATCAGATACCAACGCTCCGCGAATTATCATCGTCGGCCGCTAAAGAGCGGATCGCGGCTATCGAGCGACTGGCAGTGCAGGCAGGCGAATTCGCCAATATGGATTGCGCCTTTCTATACGACAAAAGAAGCCGGCTGTTTGCGATCGGTTATAACGCAAACGAGCGCCGGCAGGATTCGAGTTACTACGACCTGCTCGCTTCGGAAGCCAGACTGGCCACTTTCGTTGCTATTGCTCAGGGGCAGACGCCCCAAGAAAGCTGGTTTGCTCTCGGACGTGTGCTCACGAGTGCCGGCGGAGATCCCGTGCTCGTCTCCTGGAGCGGGTCGATGTTCGAATATTTGATGCCGCTTCTGGTAATGCCGTCCTACGAAAACACTCTTCTGGATCAGACCTGCAGAGTGGCCGTGAAAAGACAGATCGAGTACGGCAAAAAGCGAGGAGTACCGTGGGGTATTTCAGAATGCGGTTATAACACGATCGATGTTCATCTCAATTACCAATACCGCGCTTTCGGTGTGCCCGGGCTTGGGTTCAAACGCGGGCTCTCCGAGGATCTGGTCATCACGCCCTACGCGTCGGCTCTGGCCCTGATGGTGCAGCCCGAACACGCCTGTTCGAATCTGCAGCGCATCGCCGCCGCGGGGGCCGCGGGCAAGTATGGCTTACACGAAGCAATCGATTACACGCCATCGCGCCTGCCAAGAGGACAATCAAGCGCGGTGGTCCGGTCGTTCATGGCACATCATCAGGGCATGAGTTTGCTGTCGCTGGCTTACTTACTGCTGGACCGGCCAATGCAAAAGCGCTTCGAGTCCGAGCCTCTGTTTCAAGCGACTCTTTTATTGCTGCAAGAGCGTATACCGAAGGCTACCCGGTATTACTCACATACCGCCGAGTTGTCCAGCGCACATGCCGGTTCCAGAGATCGGGAGGCGCGGGTGAGGATCTTCAATACCCCGAACACGCCGGTGCCAGAGGTCCAGTTGCTCTCGAATGGCAGCTATCACGTGATGATCACCAACGCCGGCGGCGGTTACAGCCGCTGGAAGGACATGGCCGTCACCCGCTGGCGCGAAGACGGGACGCGGGACAACTGGGGCACGTTCTGCTATATCCGCGATGTAAAAAGCGGGAAAGCCTGGTCCGCTGCTCATCAGCCAACGCTACAACCGTCGGAGGGCTACGAAGCCATCTTCTCGGAATCGCGAGTTGAGTTCCGGCGGCGCGACCACCAGATCGAGACACACACCGAAATCGCCGTCTCGCCGGAAGATGATATCGAGTTGCGCCGGGTCCGCATCACCAATTCCGCGCCGACACGCAGAGTCCTCGACGTGACCAGCTATGCTGAAGTTGTTCTGTCGTCCTCCGCTGCAGACGCACTGCATCCGGCCTTCGGGAATCTGTTTGTGCAGACGGAGATTCTCCGCGATCGGCAAACGATTCTCTGTACGCGCCGTCCGCGCTCTTCTGAAGAGACCACGCCTTGGATGTTCCACCTCATGGTCGCAACTGGCGCGGCGGTTGGAGAAGTGTCATACGAAACGGATCGCGCCCGGTTCGTCGGCCGTGGCGGGACGCTTGCAAGTCCACAATCCCATTCGGCAGCTCTTTCCGGCAGTGATGGTTCTGTCCTCGATCCGATTGTAGCGATCCGATGCCGTATCACTCTCGATCCGGGAGAGACTGTCAGCATTAACATCGTCTCCGGCGTGGGCGAAACGAGGCACTCATGCATCGAGCTGATCGATAAATATCAAGACCTGCGTTTTGCGGATCGCACCTTCGACCTGGCGTGGACGCACAGCCAGGTGCTGTTGCGGCAGATCAACGCCACAGAAGGCGACGCGCAACTTTATGGACGGCTTGCCGGTTCTATCATCTATGCCAATTCATCGCTGCGCGCCGATGAGAGCCTTCTCTTCGCGAACCGCCGCAATCAATCCGGTCTATGGGGCTATTCGATCTCCGGCGATTTGCCGATCGTATTACTGCGAATTGCAGACCCGACTCACATCGATCTTGTACGGCAGCTCGTGCAGGCGCACGCATATTGGCGGCTAAAAGGAGTTGCGGTGGACCTGGTGATCTGGAACGAGGATCAGGCGGGTTATCGGCAGCCACTTCACGACGAGATCATGGCATTGATTTCTGCCGGCGTTGAAGCCGACACAAATGACCGTCGCGGCAGCATCCTGGTAAAGCTCGCCGAACAGATCTCTCCCGAGGATCGAATTCTGCTCCAGGCGGTCGCACGCGCCATTATTACCGATAGTGACGGGCCACTCGTGGAACAGCTTGGCCGTCGCGCAATCCCTATCCTTCCACGAGAAGATGGCGCAAAGCGAGGGGGCAGGGCCAACAGCAAGATAGGTTCTTCCTCAGTGAATTCACCCGCTCCCCGCGATCTGATGTTTTTCAACGGGTTTGGCGGATTCACGCGGGACGGCCGCGAGTACGTCATCACTGCCACACGCGATGAAATGACGCCGGCGCCGTGGGTAAATGTGCTCGCGAACCGTGCTTTCGGAACGGTCATTTCAGAAAGCGGCGCCGCCAACACATGGAGCGAAAATGCCCACGAATTCCGC from Terriglobia bacterium includes:
- a CDS encoding glucoamylase family protein, whose product is MTAGNWRNSRSSDDEAPLRSELFSTDQMKEYGITLAGSHKLSTKSAANPLLTRLAENEDVLTGVYSLLTEAVAADRRIAPAGEWLLDNFYLIEEQIRMAKRHLPKGYSRGLPRLVNGVSAGLPRVYDIALETISHGDGRLDINGLESFVASYQTVTILTLGELWAIPTMLRLALIENLRRIGASMATGRIDRNDADYWADRIIDVAESDPKSLIMAIADMTRSNPNLSSSFVAEFTRRLQGLGSALALPLTWIEQRLSESDLTIKKLVQSENQQQAADQVSISNSIGSLRFLGSTNWRDFVESMSAVEKALRQDPGRTYGRMDFATRDRYRHVVERIAKRCHVTEQAVACSAVDLANGSAAQAESGDRAIHVGFYLIDKGLAQLERTVGVRRSASGLFRSALRKFPLLLYAGGIALITTLLAGGLLWIAFDGGLRGGMLTLLAVVLVLSASHFATAIVNWLATLLVAADSLPRMDFSEGIPAESRTLAVIPTMLTSVRNVEDLVEALEVRFLANRDDNLHFALLTDFRDAALETIPEDESLLFLAKTRIEELNETYSKGKDETFFLFHRPRQWNPEESIWMGYERKRGKLADLNFLLRSGSKERFSTVVGETGILSQVKYVITLDTDTQLPRDSARQLAGTMAHPLNRARYDKVRQRVSEGYGILQPRVAVSLPATNRSRYARMFGNEPGIDPYTRAVSDVYQDVFGEGSFIGKGIYDVDAFEASLADRLPDNLILSHDLLEGCYARAGLVSDVLLYEEHPSGYSADVSRRRRWIRGDWQIVQWLLPRVPGAGARLQKNPISRLSRWKILDNLRRSLVPAALTAFFLLGWTVLTPIWPWTLSVAAIILVPTLLAASVDIFRKPNDVVLGQHLMALARSAGSRFEQAAFSIACLPYEAFFSLGAIAQTNIRMLVTHKRLLEWNPSNSLDGDVGTGILALYRSMWVGPAVAAALTIYLALVRPSLLFGALFILSLWLVSPFWAWWLGRPFTVTVPRLTADQTAFLQRLSRKTWAFFETFVGPEDHWLPPDNFQENPAPVVSHRTSPTNIGLALLANMSAYDFGYISSGHLIQRTADTFRTLEILERYRGHFYNWYDTQSLKPLLPLYVSTVDSGNLAGHLLTLRSGLLALPDQPIIRPQCFDGIRHTVGVLMDVVGTIVIPRLSQLRTAVEAARHNPADSLAAAITCLEQLTVITAEVAETLNAAAGTEAHWWAHALARQCRDALDDLTFLVPSLAALDDHRPDQIPTLRELSSSAAKERIAAIERLAVQAGEFANMDCAFLYDKRSRLFAIGYNANERRQDSSYYDLLASEARLATFVAIAQGQTPQESWFALGRVLTSAGGDPVLVSWSGSMFEYLMPLLVMPSYENTLLDQTCRVAVKRQIEYGKKRGVPWGISECGYNTIDVHLNYQYRAFGVPGLGFKRGLSEDLVITPYASALALMVQPEHACSNLQRIAAAGAAGKYGLHEAIDYTPSRLPRGQSSAVVRSFMAHHQGMSLLSLAYLLLDRPMQKRFESEPLFQATLLLLQERIPKATRYYSHTAELSSAHAGSRDREARVRIFNTPNTPVPEVQLLSNGSYHVMITNAGGGYSRWKDMAVTRWREDGTRDNWGTFCYIRDVKSGKAWSAAHQPTLQPSEGYEAIFSESRVEFRRRDHQIETHTEIAVSPEDDIELRRVRITNSAPTRRVLDVTSYAEVVLSSSAADALHPAFGNLFVQTEILRDRQTILCTRRPRSSEETTPWMFHLMVATGAAVGEVSYETDRARFVGRGGTLASPQSHSAALSGSDGSVLDPIVAIRCRITLDPGETVSINIVSGVGETRHSCIELIDKYQDLRFADRTFDLAWTHSQVLLRQINATEGDAQLYGRLAGSIIYANSSLRADESLLFANRRNQSGLWGYSISGDLPIVLLRIADPTHIDLVRQLVQAHAYWRLKGVAVDLVIWNEDQAGYRQPLHDEIMALISAGVEADTNDRRGSILVKLAEQISPEDRILLQAVARAIITDSDGPLVEQLGRRAIPILPREDGAKRGGRANSKIGSSSVNSPAPRDLMFFNGFGGFTRDGREYVITATRDEMTPAPWVNVLANRAFGTVISESGAANTWSENAHEFRLTPWSNDPVSDSSGEAFYIRDEESGYFWSPTLLPCGGKTPYVARHGFGYSVFEHTEEGIRSELWVYVAIDASIKFAVIRLRNDSGRLRRLSVTGYVEWVLGDLRPKSMMYVTTQINASGDTIFAQNPYSTEFADRVAFFGVADATDGVSCTVSGDRTEFLGRNGTLSSPAAMSRSQLSGRVGAGLDPCAAIRVPFDLGEGQEREIVFTLGAASTGEARSLAVRFRGSAAARGALEAAWEHWNRTLGAVHVETPDPSIDVLLNGWLLYQTLGCRFWARSGFYQPGGAIGFRDQLQDVMALIYSEPHLVREHLLICAGRQFIEGDVQHWWHPPSGRGVRTHCSDDYLWLPLAACRYIAATGDIGVLDEPIHFVEGRPVKTDEDAYYDLPVRSDAAATLYDHCARAILQGLRFGEHGLPLMGSGDWNDGMNLVGKHGKGESVWLGFFLYEVLLRFIDVARMRGDTMFSERCRNEAARLRANIERNGWDGEWYRRAYFDDGSPLGSAINTECQIDSIAQSWSVLSGAGDVERSRLAMDAVDARLARRNNMLIQLLDPPFDKSPLDPGYIKGYVPGVRENGGQYTHAAIWAAMAFAALRDNRRAWELLAMINPVNHGGSPEGIATYKVEPYVMAADVYAMPPHTGRGGWTWYTGSAGWMYRLIMESLLGLRLDVDKLYFAPRFPSTWNAFKVHYRYRKTVYHITVLRGPDGSGETSVTVDTVSQQGTYVPLVDDYKEHTVEMKCPA